CATAGCCCTCAAGGCCTTGGCCGCTTTTTTGCAAATCAATCATGCCTTGTGCTCCAACAGCTTCAGCCCGACCCAATAGCGGGCAAATTGATACGCGCAACGCCCGTTGCGATTGCCCCGGCCCGTGGCCCAGCGCACCGCGAGGATGTCCAGCGCTTCATCACGCTGCCACTCAAGGCCGGCCTTGTCAGCCAATTGGCCGATCCAGTGTTCGACGACGTTGAGGAAATGCTCCTGAGTAAATGGATAGAACGACAGCCACAGACCAAAACGGTCCGACAGCGCGATCTTGTCTTCCACCGCCTCACTGGGATGGAGTTCGCCATCGACCCTTTTCCAGTTCTCGTTATCGCTTTCCTTTTCCGGCACCAGATGGCGGCGGTTGGAAGTGGCGTACAGCAGAACGTTGTCTGGCGCCTGTTCGAGAGAACCATCGAGCACGCTCTTGAGCACGCGGTAATCGCCCTCACCCGATTCGAACGACAGGTCATCGCAGAACAGCACAAAGCGCTGCGGCAACTTGGCGATCTGCTCGACCACGCGCGGCAAGTCCGCCAAGTGATCGCGTTCGATCTCTATCAGCCGCAGGCCGCTTTTGGCGTGTTCCGACAGCAAGGCGCGCACCAGCGAAGATTTACCGGTGCCACGCGAGCCCCAGAGCAAGGCGTGGTTGGCCGGCATGCCGTCGAGGAACTGTCGGGTGTTGCGGCCCAATTGCTCCAGTTGCCGGTCAACGCCAATCAGGTCGGACAAACGCGTGTCGAGGCTGACTTGCAGCGGCAACAGAAAACCGCTGCGTCCCTCGCGCTGCCAGCGTGCGGCCAGGCAGTGCGTCCAGTCGATGGCTTGCCGAGGGGCAGGCAGCAGCGGTTCGATACGGGCCAGAACGGCATCGGCGCGTTCAAGAAAAGCATTCAATCGGGAATCCACGTCTTCTCCTCGGGGCACGTTCACGGTAATGATGGCGGTACAGCGACGAAACACAGCATCTACACCCCTACAGGTGTTTTGCGAGAACATCGGTATCCATTGATCGACTATGCTTGAGCAGCGAAGGGAAACGGAAGTGGTTCAACATCCCATGGATATCAAGTTCAGCCACCGGCTGTCGTACAAACAAGCCCGGGTTACGGTGCTGGCCGGTTTCATTCTGGGCACGCTGCTCAGCCTGCTGCAAATAGGCATCGATTATGCCAGCGAAGACGCCTCCATCAACCGCGAAATACTGTCCTTGCTGGAAATCAGCCATAACCCCGCGTCCCGCATCGCCTATAACATTGATGCCGAACTCGCTCAGGAACTGGCCCTGGGTCTGTTGCGCTCCCCGGCAATCATCGGCGCGCAATTGACCGATAACAACAATACCGTGCTGGCCAGCGTCAAACGTCCGGGCCTGGAAAACAATGACCGGATGATCAGCGACTTCCTGTTCGGCGCCAACCGGCAATTCGCAGACCGCCTTTACCTCGATCACTTGCCGGACGAATCCCTCGGGACCTTGCAACTGGAAGTCGACACCTACACCTTCGGCAGCCGCTTCCTGCGCCGGGCCGAAGTGACCCTGCTCAACGGCTTTGCGCGCAGCCTGATTCTCACGGGTATTCTGCTGGCGCTGTTTTACGTGATGCTGACCAAACCGCTGGTGCGGGTCATCCGCGAACTCAGTGGCCGTGATCCGCGCAGCGCGGAACCGACGTTGCTGGAGTGTCCGACAGGGCATGAAAACGATGAAATCGGGGTCTTGGTCAAGGTCGCCAATCAGCAGTTTGAAAACATCGCCACCGAAATCCAGCAACGGCGCAACGCTGAAAACCGTCTGACCGACTACCTCTCGCAACTGGAAAATATCGTCTCGGCCCGCACCGCCGAACTCAAGGCGATCAATACCCGCCTCAGCCAATCCAACGAGGAACTGGAAGTCGCCCGCAGCACTGCCCTGGACATGGCCGAAGCGCGCTCGGTGTTCCTGGCCAACATGAGTCATGAAATCCGCACGCCCCTCAACGGTCTGCTGGGGATGATCGCGCTCTCGCTGGACGGACCGCTCAATGCCGAGCAGCAGCAACAGCTGTCCATCGCCCATGACTCGGGCAAAGTGCTGGTGGAACTGCTCAACGATATTCTCGACCTGTCGAAGTTCGATGCCGGCCAGCTTGAACTCGAACACATTCCATTCGACCTTGGTTCGCTGATCGAAGACACCGCCAACCTGCTGTCCCAGAACGCCGCGCCGAGTGTCGAGTTGGCATGCCTGATCGACCCGCATTTTCCTGCACTGGTGCTCGGCGATCCGACCCGGGTCCGGCAGATTGTCAGCAACCTGTTGTCCAACGCCCTCAAGTTCACCCGTTTCGGGCGGGTCGATGTGCGTCTTTCCATGTTCGAAGACGGCGTACGGATCGAAGTCTGCGACACCGGCATCGGTATCGCCCAGGATGCGCAGGTCAAAATCTTCCAGCCATTCACCCAGGCCGGTGCCGGTATTACCCGGCAATTCGGTGGGACCGGTTTGGGTCTGGCGCTGACTTATAGCCTCTGCGAAGCCATGCAGGGGCGTCTGACGATCAGCTCGGAAGCGGGATTCGGCAGTCAGTTCTGCGCCGACCTGCCTCTACCCTGCCATACCCGGGCCATTTCTCCGGCAGCACTGCGGGGCAACATCGTCGCGATCACCGCCGCCAGCAGCGGTCTGGCGGAACTGTTGAGCAGTCTGCTGCCCGGCTGGGGGCTCGACTATCAGCAGCGCTCCATCGATGACCGGTTGATCGGTCTGGAGCCGGATGTGCTGATCACCGACTGTCCCGAATGCCTGTTTGGCCTGCGTCCTGGCTTCACCGCGCCGATTCTGCTGGTGACCGCTTACGGCAGTTTCCTGCCCGGCGAGCAAGCCAACGCCCTGGCGCCTTTGCAGCAGCAGGCACGGCCTTTGGCGCGTAACGCGCTTTATCAGGCATTGCGGCGGATCTTGCAGCCGGAACTCACCACGATCAACGGCGCCCGGATCGAAGCCATCTCACCCCTGCGACGCGGACGCATCCTGCTGGTGGAGGACAACCCGGTCAATCAGTTGGTGGCCAAGGGAATGCTCGGAAAACTCGGTTGCGAGGTGAGCGTCGCGGCCCACGGCGGTGAAGCGCTGGATCAACTTGAGCAGAGCGAATTCGATCTGGTGCTGATGGATTGCAACATGCCGGTGATGGACGGCTATGAAGCCAGTCGGCAGATTCGCCGCAGCGGGCGCTGGCCACAGTTGCCCATCGTCGCCCTGACCGCCAACGCCATGTCCGAAGAACGCGAACGCTGCCGTGCGGCGGGCATGAGTGACTACCTGGCCAAACCCTTCCGCCGAGAAGAACTGGCCGCCCTGCTCGACTTGTGGATACCCACTACGACAGCGCTTTGATTTGCCCCAGCAGGTGATCGAGGCCATCGCGCAGATCATTCAGGCGATCAAGATCGACGCCGCTATCGCACAACAGCCGGGCCTTGAGCGGCCCGACCTGATCGCGCAACGCCTTGCCGGCGGGCGACAGGCTCAAGTGCACCTCACGCTCATCGCGCGCCGAACGCTGACGCTGCACCATCTGCAGTTGCTCAAGCCGCTTGAGCAGCGGCGTCAGCGTCCCGGAATCCAGCGCCAGGCGCTCACCCAAGGCCTTGACCGTCGGCTGCTCCGGCGCTGCCTCCTGCCATTCCCACAACACCAGCATCGCCAGGTATTGCGGGTAAGTCAGGCCCAACTGATCGAGCATCGGCTTATAGGCACGAATCACCGCCCGAGAAGCCGCATACAGCTTGAAGCAGAGCTGACTGTCGAGCTTCAGCGAATCAACTGACAACGTATTCATTTGAGCAGGGCTTCGATCTCACGGCTCAGGTCCTGCGGTTTGGTCGCCGGAGCAAAGCGCTTGACCAACTGGCCGTCCTTGCCGATCAGGAATTTGGTGAAGTTCCACTTGATGCCTTGGGAGCCCAGCACGCCCGGTGCGCGCTTTTTCAGCTGAACGAACAGTGGATGGGCGTCGGCACCATTCACTTCGATTTTCTTGAACAGCGGGAAACTCACCCCGTAATTCAACTCGCAGAACTCGGAAATCGCCCCCTCGTTGCCCGGCTCTTGTTTGCCGAACTGATTGCAAGGAAAGCCGAGCACCACCAGGCCTTGATCCTTGTAGGTCTGCCACAGCTCTTCGAGGCCTTTGTACTGCGGGGTGAACCCGCATTTGCTGGCGGTGTTGACCACCAGCACCGCTTTGCCGGCGAAATCGGCCAGGGTCTTTTGCTCGCCCTTGATGGTGGTGCAAGGAATGCTCAGCAGGTTGTCGCTCATGGCACGAACTCCGAATGGAAGAACAAAGACCAAACATAGCGAGCAATTTAATTGTGTGCAATTTAAAATATTGAACACCATTCATCTGTAGGAGCGCTCGCGAAGGCGCTGGGCCAGTCAACATCAATGTTGAATGCCAAGACGCCTTCGCGAGCAAGCTTCGCTCCTACCGGGCTCGCATTACGAGCGGGGAACGAGGTCCAGGCACACCGAGTTGATGCAATAACGCAAGCCAGTGGGCGGCGGACCATCCGGGAACACATGCCCCAGATGCGCATCGCATGTGGCGCAGACCACTTCGGTGCGGATCATGCCGTGGCTGACATCACGGATCTCGACCATGGCGCTGTCGCCGATCGGCGCGTAGAAGCTCGGCCAGCCGCAGCCGGAATCGAATTTGGTCTTTGAGTCGAACAGCGGCGAGTTGCAGCAGATGCAGTGGTAAACACCGTCGACCTTGCTGTCGTTGTACTTACCGGAGAACGGCCGTTCGGTGCCCTTGAGGCGGCAAACGTTGTACTGCTCCGGGTCGAGCATTGCACGCCATTCTTCCAGGGTTTTTTCCAACTTTTCCATTGTTACACCTCAGCAGCTGAAAAAGCCCGATCTGTACCTTTTCCACGGATCGGGCGGCACGTATGATTGCGCCTCGTCAAACGCCAGTCTGGCAGCCAGACCACGTGCATTCAAACGGATTATGAGTGCCGCCATTCGAGGCGTCAGGCCTGTGTGAATACGCAGGATTCCCAGTACGGTCGTTCATACGCCGCCTGGATCGTTCATTTTCGGG
The Pseudomonas lini DNA segment above includes these coding regions:
- a CDS encoding ATP-binding protein, with translation MDSRLNAFLERADAVLARIEPLLPAPRQAIDWTHCLAARWQREGRSGFLLPLQVSLDTRLSDLIGVDRQLEQLGRNTRQFLDGMPANHALLWGSRGTGKSSLVRALLSEHAKSGLRLIEIERDHLADLPRVVEQIAKLPQRFVLFCDDLSFESGEGDYRVLKSVLDGSLEQAPDNVLLYATSNRRHLVPEKESDNENWKRVDGELHPSEAVEDKIALSDRFGLWLSFYPFTQEHFLNVVEHWIGQLADKAGLEWQRDEALDILAVRWATGRGNRNGRCAYQFARYWVGLKLLEHKA
- a CDS encoding response regulator, whose translation is MDIKFSHRLSYKQARVTVLAGFILGTLLSLLQIGIDYASEDASINREILSLLEISHNPASRIAYNIDAELAQELALGLLRSPAIIGAQLTDNNNTVLASVKRPGLENNDRMISDFLFGANRQFADRLYLDHLPDESLGTLQLEVDTYTFGSRFLRRAEVTLLNGFARSLILTGILLALFYVMLTKPLVRVIRELSGRDPRSAEPTLLECPTGHENDEIGVLVKVANQQFENIATEIQQRRNAENRLTDYLSQLENIVSARTAELKAINTRLSQSNEELEVARSTALDMAEARSVFLANMSHEIRTPLNGLLGMIALSLDGPLNAEQQQQLSIAHDSGKVLVELLNDILDLSKFDAGQLELEHIPFDLGSLIEDTANLLSQNAAPSVELACLIDPHFPALVLGDPTRVRQIVSNLLSNALKFTRFGRVDVRLSMFEDGVRIEVCDTGIGIAQDAQVKIFQPFTQAGAGITRQFGGTGLGLALTYSLCEAMQGRLTISSEAGFGSQFCADLPLPCHTRAISPAALRGNIVAITAASSGLAELLSSLLPGWGLDYQQRSIDDRLIGLEPDVLITDCPECLFGLRPGFTAPILLVTAYGSFLPGEQANALAPLQQQARPLARNALYQALRRILQPELTTINGARIEAISPLRRGRILLVEDNPVNQLVAKGMLGKLGCEVSVAAHGGEALDQLEQSEFDLVLMDCNMPVMDGYEASRQIRRSGRWPQLPIVALTANAMSEERERCRAAGMSDYLAKPFRREELAALLDLWIPTTTAL
- a CDS encoding MarR family winged helix-turn-helix transcriptional regulator; the protein is MNTLSVDSLKLDSQLCFKLYAASRAVIRAYKPMLDQLGLTYPQYLAMLVLWEWQEAAPEQPTVKALGERLALDSGTLTPLLKRLEQLQMVQRQRSARDEREVHLSLSPAGKALRDQVGPLKARLLCDSGVDLDRLNDLRDGLDHLLGQIKALS
- a CDS encoding glutathione peroxidase gives rise to the protein MSDNLLSIPCTTIKGEQKTLADFAGKAVLVVNTASKCGFTPQYKGLEELWQTYKDQGLVVLGFPCNQFGKQEPGNEGAISEFCELNYGVSFPLFKKIEVNGADAHPLFVQLKKRAPGVLGSQGIKWNFTKFLIGKDGQLVKRFAPATKPQDLSREIEALLK
- the msrB gene encoding peptide-methionine (R)-S-oxide reductase MsrB; the protein is MEKLEKTLEEWRAMLDPEQYNVCRLKGTERPFSGKYNDSKVDGVYHCICCNSPLFDSKTKFDSGCGWPSFYAPIGDSAMVEIRDVSHGMIRTEVVCATCDAHLGHVFPDGPPPTGLRYCINSVCLDLVPRS